The Rhodocyclaceae bacterium genome has a window encoding:
- a CDS encoding TrfA family protein, giving the protein MTKPDTPLGQALSSLRKRVSERAQNTTVQLPLWPEPKRGAPNSFIRSALFAAIHSKDRQFFKETVLASQDGIEIRYTGEQLNQADLDVWETIVHLARDQPLGTVASFTAHGLLKAMGMPTGNSQHRQLHSTLLRLTACAVEVKHDGKTYFGPLIKSGAKDEVTRHYGIELNRGIIKLFGENQWTALDWKQRQALRSQPLAQALHAFYSSHREPFAVKLATLQAYTGSRNRQAASFKRQVRVALSELVEVGFLAAFEIKDDLVTVRRTTVSLKAG; this is encoded by the coding sequence ATGACCAAACCCGACACCCCCCTCGGACAGGCCCTGTCGAGCCTGCGCAAGCGCGTGAGCGAGCGTGCCCAGAACACGACGGTGCAGCTGCCCCTGTGGCCGGAGCCCAAGCGAGGCGCCCCCAACAGCTTCATCCGCTCGGCGCTGTTTGCGGCGATCCACAGCAAGGATCGCCAGTTCTTTAAGGAAACCGTGCTGGCGAGCCAGGATGGCATCGAGATCCGCTACACCGGCGAGCAGCTCAACCAGGCTGACCTCGACGTCTGGGAAACCATCGTGCACCTAGCGCGCGACCAGCCACTGGGCACCGTGGCAAGCTTTACCGCCCACGGCCTGCTCAAGGCGATGGGCATGCCCACCGGCAACAGCCAGCACCGCCAGCTGCACTCCACGCTGCTGCGCCTGACCGCCTGCGCGGTCGAGGTGAAGCACGACGGCAAGACCTACTTCGGCCCCCTGATCAAGTCTGGCGCCAAGGACGAGGTCACGCGGCACTACGGCATCGAGCTGAACCGCGGCATCATCAAGCTGTTCGGCGAAAACCAGTGGACCGCACTGGACTGGAAACAGCGCCAGGCACTGCGCAGCCAGCCCCTTGCCCAAGCCCTGCACGCGTTCTACAGCAGCCACCGCGAGCCCTTTGCAGTGAAGCTGGCCACCTTACAGGCCTACACCGGCAGCCGTAACCGGCAGGCCGCGAGCTTCAAGCGGCAGGTGCGCGTCGCGCTGTCAGAGCTGGTGGAGGTCGGGTTCCTGGCCGCCTTCGAGATCAAGGACGATCTGGTCACCGTACGCCGCACCACGGTCAGTCTCAAGGCCGGATGA